Below is a window of Arthrobacter sp. SLBN-112 DNA.
GCTCACCGCCACGACTCCCGTCCAACAGCTGCTCGACGGCGTCGTCCAGCTGGCGCGTCCCTTCGAGAGGTTCGGCGCCGACCCTGAGCGTTTCGCCCTCACCATCGGCATCATGCTCCGCAGCATTCCGTACATCGCGGGAACGTTCGCGGACGTACGCGATTCCGCGCGGGCCAGGGGCCTGGATCGCAATCCCCGGGCCCTTGTCCTGCCGGTCTTCATCACCTCGGTGGCGTACGCTCGGCAAACGGGCGAAGCGCTGGCTGCCCGCGGCCTGGGCGAAGCCGAGGACTGACGCAGCCCCCGATAACGAGCGTCAGCGAACCAGGCGCTGGTACTCCAGGAGCGCGGCGGTTCCCATCCCGCCCGCCATGCTGATCATCGCCATCGCCAGGGTGCCGGGCACGGACGACCGTCGCGCCTGGGCCAGCAACCGCGTTACCAGGACGGCCCCGGACGCGCCGTAGGCATGCCCCAGGGCCAGCGCCCCGCCGTCCAGGTTCGAGCGCGCCGGATCGATCCCCAGCTCGTCAAGGCATGCGAGTGTCTGCGAGGCGAACGCCTCGTTGAATTCCACGAGGTCCAGCTCCCCGGCGGTAACACCTGCACCGGCCAGTACGTGGCGTGCCGCGCTCGCGGCACCGATCCCGAGTACCCCCGGAGCAACCCCGGAGATGTGGGTACCGCGGACCAGCAACGCGTCCCGGGCGCCGAGTTCGCGCGCCCGGTGCAGCGAAGTCATGACGACGGCGGCTGCGGCGTCCGCGTCGAAGCACGAGTTTCCGGCGGTGACGGTTCCCCCTGGGACGAAGGCGGCAGGGAACCGTGCCATGACCGCCGGGGTGAGGGCGGCCCGCGGTCCGTCATCAGTTGCGACGGCGCCCGCGGGGGTGGGCAGCGTGACGATTTCGCCGTCGAAAAGCCCGTTCCGCATGGCTGCGAGGGCTTTCCGGTGG
It encodes the following:
- a CDS encoding thiolase family protein → MVAEHLPAERQPVIIAALRTPVCRINGPLRTLRSHELLAPVLRELVTGAALDPSSVDDVIIGNAVGGGGNVARLALLEAGLPVTVPGLTVDRQCGSGLDAIVLAARLVAGGGNQVYLAGGVESTSTAPLRAHRTDDGVPEFYRRAQFVPDSFGDPDMGVAAETVAQEYGVGRDRQDAFALASHRKALAAMRNGLFDGEIVTLPTPAGAVATDDGPRAALTPAVMARFPAAFVPGGTVTAGNSCFDADAAAAVVMTSLHRARELGARDALLVRGTHISGVAPGVLGIGAASAARHVLAGAGVTAGELDLVEFNEAFASQTLACLDELGIDPARSNLDGGALALGHAYGASGAVLVTRLLAQARRSSVPGTLAMAMISMAGGMGTAALLEYQRLVR